Proteins from a single region of Papaver somniferum cultivar HN1 unplaced genomic scaffold, ASM357369v1 unplaced-scaffold_70, whole genome shotgun sequence:
- the LOC113343973 gene encoding uncharacterized protein LOC113343973 — MVNELHIKRKDGNLGLKLDISQAFDNVSWSFVMEVFRQYGFSEDWCSWILNILNSSRISILLNGSPEGYFKINRGLRQGDPLSPLIFVLIEDVLSRNITELFQNRDMTHMVRRNGIAPTHLFFADDIMIFCKGNMKSVTNLVKLLDMYQRASGQCVCREKSKIYFGGGSLNRRQTIADFLGMGITYFPDRYLGVKVMPGAVKYRHISNVVDKLEDQLSVMKVKEGGLGISSLRTMNKVLIMKLWWSIRASDKKWARFLESKFTCRDGRIKVAGVKSFILPGILWVHNDVVNNTKCIIGDGRSTSLFFDVWYGVTTLAEVLNRTDLDRDARFCDIIVQGQWVLQGDHRQDLTNVGVFLEELLRIQGGLDRKVWMPDLRGNFSVKSARELIRTKYPIMVEAILLWRSVVHPSLAAQNWKFVRGACATLDKVRSRFKIALASKCCVCQNDEEFLEHILWNCSFAKKAWNWISGIFNLTPHYNLISSNKAAKGCSRMVKDLLLVSNLVLRSELCALRGNPGVAGDGVVARNVNSEVVGAMCIGLRIVSNYMAELYGIHLGLEWAVQWGYRNILIRTDSSSVITTLEEDNVPWFAQQRWSDAKGLYDTIKFVHTYREANFAAVPEKNEEKKLELLLLNRDDEKEIEELNPRKLKMDIRVCNGGDDVLAVDKNIQRWVGFELEYGDRKMDLVPEMDGNEVVVGLQVVITIPRFELEKIQEVGVTTEN, encoded by the exons ATGGTTAATGAATTGCACATaaaaaggaaggatggtaatttgggtctTAAGCTGGACATCTCTCAAGCTTTTGATAATGTGAGTTGGTCCTTTGTTATGGAGGTGTTTCGTCAATACGGTTTTTCAGAAGATTGGTGTTCTTGGATTCTAAATATTCTGAATTCTTcccgtatttctattcttctaaaTGGTAGCCCGGAAGGTTACTTCAAGATCAATAGAGGTTTGCGTCAAGGCGACCCTCTTtcgcctcttatttttgttttgatagaggatgttcttagCCGAAACATTACTGAACTCTTTCAAAATAGAGACATGACTCATATGGTAAGGCGCAATGGTATAGCTCCaactcatcttttctttgctgatgatattatgattttttgcaagggtaaTATGAAGAGTGTGACTAATTTGGTGAAGTTACTTGATATGTATCAACGCGCTTCTGGTCAATGTGTTTGTAGAGAGAAAAGTAAGATTTATTTTGGTGGGGGGTCTTTAAATAGGCGTCAAACAATTGCTGATTTCTTGGGCATGGGTATTACTTACTTTCCGGACCGCTATTTGGGGGTTAAAGTGATGCCAGGTGCTGTGAAGTATAGGCATATCAGCAACGTAGTAGATAAATTGGAGGACCAACTCTCGGTAATGAAAG ttaaggaaggtggtcttgggatttCTAGTCTTCGAACTATGAATAAGGTATTGATTATGAAGCTGTGGTGGTCTATTAGAGCTTCGGATAAAAAATGGGCTCGCTTCTTGGAATCCAAATTTACTTGTAGAGATGGGCGTATCAAAGTTGCTGGAGTTAAATCCTTTATTCTCCCTGGAATTCTTTGGGTGCATAATGATGTAGTTAACAATACCAAGTGTATTATTGGGGATGGGAGAAGCACTTCTTTATTTTTTGATGTTTGGTACGGAGTCACCACTTTGGCTGAGGTGTTGAATCGTACAGACCTGGATAGAGATGCTCGTTTTTGTGACATTATTGTGCAGGGTCAGTGGGTTTTACAGGGAGATCACCGTCAAGACCTTACAAATGTCGGAGTGTTCCTGGAAGAATTACTGAGAATACAAGGTGGTTTGGATAGGAAAGTCTGGATGCCTGATCTGAGAGGTAACTTTTCAGTTAAATCTGCAAGGGAACTGATTCGAACGAAGTATCCTATAATGGTAGAGGCGATATTGTTATGGAGGAGTGTGGTCCATCCGTCACTagcggctcagaactggaaatTTGTTCGAGGAGCTTGTGCAACACTTGACAAAGTTCGCAGCAGGTTCAAGATCGCTCTTGCATCTAAATGTTGTGTGTGTCAGAATGATGAAGAGTTCCTAGAACACATTCTATGGAACTGCAGCTTTGCTAAAAAGGCTTGGAATTGGATTTCAGGTATTTTCAATCTTACTCCTCATTATAATTTGATTTCTTCTAACAAAGCAGCCAAAGGGTGTAGTAGAATGGTAAAAGATCTGTTGTTGGTTTCTAATTTGGTTCTGCGATCTGAATTGTG TGCCTTAAGGGGCAATCCGGGGGTTGCAGGGGATGGAGTTGTTGCTAGAAATGTTAATTCTGAAGTGGTTGGCGCGATGTGTATTGGTCTTAGAATTGTTTCAAATTATATGGCGGAACTGTATGGGATTCATCTTGGTCTCGAATGGGCTGTTCAATGGGGTTATAGAAACATTTTGATTCGCACTGATTCGTCTAGTGTGATAACAACCTTGGAGGAAGATAATGTGCCTTGGTTTGCACAGCAAAGATGGTCTGATGCCAAAGGTCTTTATGATACTATTAAGTTTGTGCACACTTACcgtgaggcaaattttgcagctg TCCCAGAGAAGAATGAAGAAAAGAAACTGGAGTTGTTGCTGTTGAATAGAGACGATGAGAAGGAGATCGAAGAATTGAATCCGAGGAAATTGAAAATGGATATCAGGGTTTGTAATGGAGGAGATGATGTTCTTGCTGTTGATAAGAATATTCAGAGATGGGTTGGCTTTGAACTCGAGTATG GTGACAGGAAGATGGATTTGGTGCCTGAGATGGATGGAAATGAAGTTGTTGTTGGCTTGCAG GTGGTGATCACAATACCTAGGTTTGAGCTGGAAAAGATACAGGAAGTTGGTGTTACTACAGAGAACTGA